In Roseomonas fluvialis, one genomic interval encodes:
- a CDS encoding N-carbamoyl-D-amino-acid hydrolase, protein MSRSLVLAAAQLGPIQKAEGRDVAVGRMVRLLEKAHRMGAQVVVFPELALTTFFPRWYEEDIANADHWYETALPSNETAPIFEAARKYGIAFHLGYAEKTPDGHRYNTAAFVSPGGDIMLKYRKVHLPGHAEYDPIRKVQHLEKRFFEVGNLGFPVVRAPVAGHEVNVGMMICNDRRWPEAWRVMGLQQVELVMLGYNTPSLNMDNRGFEAHHLRVFHSHLTIQAGCYQNACFAVATAKAGTEDGHELFGHSIIVNPQGEIMAQATSWGDELIVADADLGMCELGRSTIFNFAAHRRPEAYGRITDQVGSEPPVVWAPGQAAE, encoded by the coding sequence ATGAGCCGATCCCTCGTCCTCGCCGCCGCGCAGTTGGGCCCGATCCAGAAGGCGGAGGGCCGCGATGTCGCGGTCGGGCGCATGGTGCGGCTGCTGGAGAAGGCGCACCGCATGGGCGCGCAGGTCGTGGTGTTCCCCGAACTCGCACTGACCACCTTCTTTCCGCGCTGGTACGAGGAAGACATCGCCAACGCCGACCATTGGTACGAGACCGCGCTGCCATCCAACGAAACCGCGCCGATCTTCGAGGCCGCGCGGAAGTACGGGATCGCCTTCCACCTGGGCTATGCGGAAAAGACGCCGGACGGGCACCGCTACAACACCGCGGCCTTCGTCAGCCCGGGCGGCGACATCATGCTGAAGTACCGCAAGGTGCACCTGCCGGGGCATGCGGAGTACGACCCCATCCGCAAGGTCCAGCACCTGGAGAAGCGGTTTTTCGAAGTCGGGAACCTCGGCTTCCCGGTGGTGCGCGCGCCGGTGGCGGGGCACGAGGTGAATGTCGGCATGATGATCTGCAACGACCGCCGCTGGCCCGAGGCCTGGCGCGTGATGGGGTTGCAGCAGGTCGAGCTGGTCATGCTCGGCTACAACACGCCGTCGCTGAACATGGATAACCGGGGGTTCGAGGCGCACCACCTGCGGGTGTTCCATTCCCACCTGACCATCCAGGCGGGCTGCTACCAGAATGCCTGCTTCGCGGTGGCGACGGCCAAGGCGGGGACGGAGGACGGGCACGAGCTGTTCGGCCATTCCATCATCGTCAACCCGCAAGGGGAGATCATGGCGCAGGCGACGTCCTGGGGGGATGAGCTGATCGTCGCCGATGCGGACCTGGGTATGTGCGAGCTGGGGCGCAGCACGATCTTCAACTTCGCGGCGCATCGGCGGCCGGAGGCCTATGGGCGCATCACCGACCAGGTGGGCAGCGAGCCGCCGGTGGTGTGGGCGCCGGGGCAGGCGGCGGAGTAG
- a CDS encoding dihydroorotase — protein sequence MSEATPFDRVIRGDIVLTDRVLRDGYVAIRGETIAAIGEGLSPPAKDIVDFTGKYVLPGLVDGHMHTASSRGWPGIRGASRTAAAGGVTTCVDMPYDVPRPVTDASILAEKIEQVNALSHVDMALYGTIKKEGGIDAIAGLAEAGVCSFKLSTYEYDPVRFPRIDHPTMVAAFREIAKTNLMVAIHNEDQEIVVRLTEEAKAAGHTQPIWHCRTRPPLCETMADLEIFEIGLETGAHVHIAHSSLARGFEIAEVFRKMGGKASGEACIQYLCMTEEDIIRLEGFGKCNPPFRTAEEVNRMWDAFAAGQIAYVSTDHAPWPYDRKVYKGDIFSVGAGLTGMQSFAPLMYTLLSERSMPVTLMAKYCAERPAKFHGLFPKKGAIRVGSDADFVVLETGDFTFDAKDIQDDEDARWSPYDGRRVSARVAATYLRGACIWDGKAVLATPGVGRFVPRQHNGTYVGED from the coding sequence ATGTCCGAAGCCACCCCCTTCGACCGCGTGATCCGCGGCGACATCGTCCTCACCGACCGGGTCCTGCGCGACGGCTATGTCGCGATCCGCGGCGAGACGATCGCCGCGATCGGCGAGGGGCTCAGCCCGCCGGCCAAGGACATCGTGGACTTCACCGGCAAGTACGTGCTGCCCGGCCTGGTGGACGGGCACATGCACACGGCGTCGTCGCGCGGCTGGCCGGGCATCAGGGGTGCGTCGCGCACCGCCGCCGCCGGCGGGGTCACCACCTGCGTCGACATGCCCTACGACGTGCCGCGGCCGGTGACCGATGCGTCGATCCTCGCCGAGAAGATCGAGCAGGTGAACGCGCTGTCGCATGTCGACATGGCGCTGTACGGCACCATCAAGAAGGAAGGCGGCATCGACGCCATCGCGGGCCTGGCGGAAGCGGGCGTGTGTTCCTTCAAGCTCTCTACATATGAGTATGACCCGGTGCGCTTTCCGCGCATCGACCACCCGACCATGGTCGCCGCCTTCCGCGAGATCGCGAAGACCAACCTGATGGTCGCGATCCACAACGAGGACCAGGAGATCGTGGTCCGCCTGACCGAGGAAGCGAAGGCCGCCGGGCACACCCAGCCCATCTGGCACTGCCGCACCCGCCCGCCGCTGTGCGAGACCATGGCGGACCTGGAGATCTTCGAGATCGGCCTCGAGACCGGCGCGCACGTCCACATCGCCCATTCATCGCTCGCGCGCGGCTTCGAGATCGCCGAGGTGTTCCGCAAGATGGGCGGCAAGGCGTCGGGCGAGGCCTGCATCCAGTACCTCTGCATGACCGAGGAGGACATCATCCGCCTCGAGGGCTTCGGCAAGTGCAACCCGCCCTTCCGCACGGCCGAGGAAGTTAACCGCATGTGGGATGCCTTCGCGGCCGGTCAGATCGCCTATGTCTCCACTGACCACGCGCCCTGGCCTTACGACCGCAAGGTCTACAAGGGCGACATCTTCAGCGTCGGCGCAGGCCTGACTGGCATGCAATCCTTCGCCCCGCTGATGTACACGCTGCTGAGCGAACGCTCGATGCCGGTGACGCTGATGGCGAAATACTGCGCCGAGCGTCCGGCGAAGTTCCACGGCCTGTTCCCCAAGAAGGGCGCGATCCGTGTCGGCTCCGACGCCGACTTCGTGGTGCTCGAGACCGGTGACTTCACCTTCGACGCCAAGGACATCCAGGACGACGAGGATGCGCGCTGGTCGCCCTATGACGGGCGGCGCGTCTCGGCCCGCGTCGCCGCGACCTATCTGCGCGGCGCCTGCATCTGGGATGGCAAGGCCGTGCTGGCCACGCCGGGCGTCGGGCGCTTCGTACCGCGGCAGCACAACGGGACCTATGTCGGGGAAGACTAA
- a CDS encoding N-carbamoyl-D-amino-acid hydrolase: MTSRILRIAGAQMGGNQKSDSRAAILARMIALLEDAAAQGARLVVFPELPFTTFFPRWLIDSTQELDTYFDRAMPSPQTQALFDRARALGVGMYVGYAELTPAGQRFNSAITTGPDGAVLGKYRKIHLPGTVEPRVGDRFQQLEKRYFEYGDMGFPAFRGPDAWGRPVLGMLICNDRRWPEGWRVYGLQGVELMLIGYNSAAYDPMGGTTESADLRTFHSTMAVQANAYMNSTWAVSVAKAGDEDGSGLIGGSCIIDPNGIVVAQAKTLGDEVIVADIDFDACRQGKEKMFNFAAHRRPQWYRPIIDQVGALPPL, encoded by the coding sequence TTGACTTCCCGCATCCTTCGCATCGCCGGCGCCCAGATGGGCGGCAACCAGAAATCCGACAGCCGCGCCGCCATCCTCGCGCGCATGATCGCGCTGCTGGAGGATGCCGCGGCGCAGGGCGCTCGGCTGGTCGTCTTCCCCGAACTGCCCTTCACCACGTTCTTCCCGCGCTGGCTGATCGACAGCACGCAGGAGCTCGACACCTACTTCGACCGCGCCATGCCCTCGCCGCAGACCCAGGCGCTGTTCGACCGGGCGCGCGCGCTGGGCGTGGGGATGTATGTTGGCTACGCGGAGCTCACGCCGGCGGGGCAGCGCTTCAACAGCGCCATCACCACGGGGCCGGACGGCGCGGTGCTCGGCAAGTACCGCAAGATCCACCTGCCCGGCACGGTCGAACCGCGCGTGGGCGATCGGTTCCAGCAGCTCGAGAAGCGCTACTTCGAATACGGCGACATGGGTTTCCCCGCCTTCCGTGGACCCGATGCCTGGGGCCGCCCGGTGCTGGGGATGCTGATCTGCAATGATCGCCGCTGGCCCGAGGGCTGGCGCGTGTACGGGTTGCAGGGCGTGGAGCTCATGCTGATCGGCTACAACTCCGCCGCCTATGACCCGATGGGCGGCACCACGGAAAGCGCCGACCTGCGCACCTTCCATTCCACCATGGCGGTGCAGGCGAATGCCTACATGAACTCGACCTGGGCGGTGTCGGTCGCGAAGGCTGGCGACGAGGACGGCTCAGGCCTGATCGGCGGGTCGTGCATCATCGACCCGAACGGCATCGTGGTCGCGCAGGCGAAGACGCTCGGCGACGAGGTGATCGTCGCCGACATCGACTTCGACGCGTGCCGGCAGGGCAAGGAAAAGATGTTCAACTTCGCTGCGCACCGCCGGCCGCAATGGTACCGGCCGATCATCGACCAGGTGGGCGCGCTGCCGCCTCTCTAA
- a CDS encoding transposase, whose translation MPHPTPLTDLQFHALLPYLLPRSPAGRQIGDLRTRMDAIFHVASGTGPWCDLPERFGRPDTVSRYFRRLTRAGLWEKLLTALQDLNPTHPLQQIAPNIFRACRRAARILGLRFIALVRRLRLPAALPGPPDKVADPAFSDRLRARPPLPALQTLLAATRRDITEILRGVRRLHRRAAGLARMSRALRLGWS comes from the coding sequence ATGCCTCATCCCACCCCCCTCACCGACCTCCAGTTCCACGCCCTCCTCCCCTACCTCCTCCCGCGCTCTCCCGCCGGCCGCCAGATCGGCGACCTCCGCACTCGCATGGACGCCATATTCCACGTGGCCTCCGGGACTGGCCCCTGGTGCGACCTGCCCGAGCGCTTCGGCCGCCCCGACACCGTCTCGCGCTATTTCCGCCGCCTCACCCGCGCCGGCCTGTGGGAGAAACTCCTCACCGCCCTCCAGGACCTGAATCCCACCCACCCGCTTCAGCAGATCGCGCCAAACATCTTCCGCGCCTGCCGCCGCGCCGCACGCATCCTCGGCCTGCGCTTCATCGCGCTGGTGCGGCGCCTCCGCCTGCCCGCCGCCCTGCCCGGCCCACCCGACAAGGTCGCGGACCCGGCCTTCTCAGACCGGCTCCGCGCCAGGCCGCCGCTGCCGGCCCTGCAGACCCTGCTCGCCGCCACCCGGCGCGACATTACCGAGATTCTGCGCGGCGTCCGCCGCCTGCACCGCCGCGCCGCGGGCCTCGCGCGGATGTCCCGCGCGCTACGCCTCGGCTGGTCCTGA
- a CDS encoding flavin-containing monooxygenase produces the protein MDGILTGSTLDATATAWLRDFEAALHGGDTAAIAALFAVECHWRDIIAFDWDLRTTSGAEAIAVRLAARAPRAAPRGFAVAPGRTPPRRTTRAGTEAIEVLMAFETATGPCTGVVRLVNEGGVPRAWTLMTALDQIRGHEDPAEGRRWQDVDWKRNFGGENWLDRRRRAVAYEDRDPAVLVVGAAQAGLSVATRLGLLGVDTLVVDREPRIGDSWRRRYHALTLHNETRVNHLPYMPFPKSFPVFIPKDMLANWFELYAEAMELNVWTGTEVTTGSWDDAAQCWTVTLRRADGTTRVMRPRHVVMANGVSTTPIMPDLPGLRDFRGVVRHSSAMGSGRDWAGQRALVLGTGTSGHDTAQDLAVSGAAAVTIIQNRPSLVVSLKEAQAPYALYDEEIPFEDRDLLATSFPFPVYRRAHQRITAMNRQADAALLEGLEKRGFRLNFGEDDTGWQVMYQSRGGGYYFDAGCSQMIIDGRVGLLQFADIDRFVAEGALMKDGSIVPADLVVLATGYEGQAAAARRLFGDTVGDRVGQVWGWDAEGELHGMWRPTGQPGLWFHAGGLAQCRIFSKVLALQIKARELGIAA, from the coding sequence ATGGACGGCATCCTGACCGGCAGCACGCTGGACGCCACCGCGACCGCCTGGCTGCGGGACTTCGAGGCGGCGCTGCACGGCGGCGACACGGCGGCGATCGCCGCGCTGTTCGCGGTCGAATGCCACTGGCGCGACATCATCGCCTTCGACTGGGACCTGCGCACCACCTCGGGTGCGGAGGCCATCGCCGTACGGTTGGCTGCACGCGCGCCGCGCGCGGCACCGCGGGGCTTCGCGGTCGCACCGGGCCGCACGCCCCCGCGCCGCACCACCCGTGCCGGCACCGAGGCGATCGAGGTGCTGATGGCCTTCGAGACCGCCACCGGCCCCTGCACCGGCGTCGTCCGCCTGGTGAACGAGGGCGGTGTGCCGCGCGCCTGGACGCTGATGACGGCGCTCGACCAGATCCGCGGGCATGAGGACCCGGCCGAGGGCAGGCGCTGGCAGGACGTGGATTGGAAGCGCAACTTCGGCGGGGAGAACTGGCTCGATCGCCGCCGGCGCGCAGTGGCCTACGAGGATCGCGACCCTGCCGTGCTGGTGGTGGGCGCCGCGCAGGCCGGGCTGTCGGTGGCGACACGGCTGGGTCTGCTCGGCGTCGATACGCTGGTGGTGGACCGCGAGCCGCGCATCGGGGATTCCTGGCGGCGGCGCTACCACGCGCTGACCCTGCACAACGAGACGCGGGTCAATCACCTGCCCTACATGCCGTTCCCCAAGTCCTTCCCGGTCTTCATCCCGAAGGACATGCTGGCGAACTGGTTCGAGCTCTATGCCGAGGCGATGGAGCTGAACGTCTGGACCGGCACCGAGGTCACCACCGGGTCGTGGGACGATGCCGCGCAGTGCTGGACCGTGACGCTGCGGCGCGCCGACGGCACCACGCGGGTGATGCGGCCGCGGCACGTGGTGATGGCGAATGGTGTCTCGACCACGCCGATCATGCCCGACCTGCCGGGGCTGCGGGATTTCCGCGGCGTGGTGCGGCATTCATCGGCCATGGGCAGCGGCAGGGACTGGGCGGGACAGCGCGCGCTGGTGCTGGGCACCGGGACTTCGGGTCATGACACGGCGCAGGATCTGGCGGTGTCGGGCGCGGCGGCCGTGACCATCATCCAGAACCGGCCGTCGCTGGTGGTGAGCCTGAAGGAAGCGCAGGCGCCCTACGCGCTGTACGACGAGGAGATCCCCTTCGAGGACCGCGACCTGCTGGCCACGTCATTTCCCTTCCCGGTGTACCGGCGCGCGCACCAGCGCATCACGGCGATGAACCGCCAGGCGGACGCGGCGCTGCTGGAGGGGCTTGAGAAGCGCGGCTTCAGGCTGAACTTCGGCGAGGACGATACCGGCTGGCAGGTGATGTATCAGTCGCGCGGCGGCGGGTACTACTTCGATGCCGGCTGTTCGCAGATGATCATCGACGGGCGCGTGGGCCTCCTGCAATTCGCCGACATCGACCGCTTCGTGGCCGAGGGCGCGCTCATGAAAGACGGCAGCATCGTGCCGGCCGACCTGGTGGTGCTGGCGACCGGGTATGAAGGCCAGGCGGCCGCGGCGCGCCGGCTGTTCGGCGATACCGTGGGCGATCGCGTCGGCCAGGTCTGGGGCTGGGATGCCGAGGGCGAGCTGCACGGCATGTGGCGCCCGACCGGCCAGCCCGGCCTGTGGTTCCATGCTGGCGGGCTGGCGCAATGCCGCATTTTCTCGAAGGTGCTGGCCTTGCAGATCAAGGCTCGGGAGCTGGGGATCGCCGCATGA
- a CDS encoding helix-turn-helix domain-containing protein yields MTNRQRHPPHPASTADEGVAPAALRQALHAIRSALAADSAASVPVATLAMATGVSQSTLARSFRRALGVTPQAFVQHLRLEAARRTLAAGETVSVLEAALLHGFTNPGRFAMAYARAFGERPSTTHRQSVAARGGARLPPAHCIGVIALRPIEATTPRDVANARRSTNELAAAICRRRDLVLSDDSSGQRPGRTVQYRLQGRLDGNTIVLELVNPLRGAVAWTGRPSLARRERSSWAERCIANVWAAIEAEHVAVARRVPRQHADPDTLFARARAAARTTDIGGVAIALDLLNDALHRDPAHARAHALAGRCLGQSAIHHFTHDAADPLRRMDMHAARALALAPDDPEVLTMLAAVKSFDRNGLDEAERLCLATLALDPDQPDAWRRLAWVHNYRGDWRRGLEAFRHTHHRWPDGYDGALSLIGVGVACFGLGDYARSARALTRVVERQPSLRWVHRYLTPAAVHAGATGVARNSIEALRRGFPHLRIGDFQTLDIMRGEALVRMEEGHARAGLPY; encoded by the coding sequence ATGACCAACAGGCAACGCCACCCGCCGCACCCCGCGAGCACCGCCGACGAGGGCGTGGCGCCTGCAGCCCTGCGGCAGGCTCTGCATGCGATCCGATCGGCGCTGGCCGCCGATTCCGCTGCCTCGGTGCCGGTCGCAACGCTGGCCATGGCCACAGGCGTTTCGCAAAGCACGCTTGCGCGCAGCTTCCGCCGCGCGCTTGGCGTCACACCGCAGGCCTTTGTGCAACACCTGCGGCTGGAAGCGGCGCGGCGCACGCTTGCGGCGGGCGAAACCGTCTCGGTGTTGGAAGCGGCGCTGCTGCACGGCTTCACGAATCCCGGGCGCTTCGCGATGGCCTACGCGCGCGCTTTCGGCGAGCGACCTTCGACAACCCATCGGCAATCCGTCGCGGCACGGGGCGGCGCGCGGCTGCCGCCAGCCCATTGCATCGGGGTGATTGCCTTGCGCCCGATCGAGGCGACGACACCTCGTGACGTCGCGAATGCGCGCCGCAGTACGAATGAACTGGCTGCCGCGATCTGCCGCCGCCGCGATCTCGTGCTCAGCGACGACAGCTCTGGCCAACGGCCTGGCCGGACCGTGCAATACCGGCTGCAAGGTAGGCTCGATGGCAACACCATCGTGCTGGAGCTGGTGAATCCGCTGCGCGGAGCCGTGGCGTGGACCGGCCGGCCGTCGCTCGCACGCCGCGAGCGATCAAGCTGGGCTGAACGCTGCATCGCGAACGTCTGGGCGGCCATCGAGGCCGAGCACGTGGCGGTGGCTCGACGCGTGCCGCGCCAACACGCCGATCCCGATACGCTGTTTGCCCGTGCACGCGCGGCAGCCCGAACCACGGACATCGGGGGGGTCGCCATCGCACTCGATCTGCTCAACGATGCACTGCACCGCGATCCAGCGCATGCGCGGGCACATGCGCTCGCCGGACGGTGCCTGGGGCAAAGCGCGATCCACCACTTCACGCACGATGCGGCAGACCCATTGCGTCGGATGGATATGCATGCCGCACGCGCCCTCGCGCTGGCTCCGGACGACCCCGAGGTGCTGACCATGCTCGCCGCGGTCAAGAGTTTCGATCGCAACGGGCTGGACGAGGCGGAACGGCTTTGCCTTGCGACGCTGGCGCTCGATCCTGACCAGCCCGATGCGTGGCGCCGCCTGGCATGGGTCCACAACTACCGTGGGGACTGGAGGCGAGGGCTCGAGGCGTTTCGCCATACGCATCATCGGTGGCCCGACGGGTACGATGGCGCGCTTTCGCTGATCGGCGTCGGGGTCGCGTGTTTCGGGCTTGGTGATTATGCACGTTCGGCGCGCGCGCTCACACGCGTCGTCGAGCGCCAGCCCTCCTTGAGGTGGGTCCACCGATACCTGACGCCGGCAGCGGTCCATGCCGGCGCGACCGGGGTCGCGCGGAATTCGATAGAAGCGCTGCGGCGTGGATTTCCACACCTCCGCATCGGCGATTTCCAGACACTCGACATCATGCGCGGAGAGGCCCTTGTGCGCATGGAGGAGGGGCACGCGCGGGCAGGGTTGCCTTACTGA
- a CDS encoding MFS transporter, whose amino-acid sequence MTHIRQPSTRAARGLDAMNFTLADVRDGLGPYLGIWLITVHGWDAGGVGAVLAAAGIAGLLAKAPAGLLVDALPDKRAMLMGATIAITVACLLILVSPDWGVVATSQVFAGIAAAIVAPAIASLTLGLVGPAGFARRMGRNEAFNHAGNAATAAAAGLASLVVGPVAVFVILGLMAFAALLATVSIPAAEVDQRLARGLAPGQSAQGGWRELMGQRGLLVLAVSVAVFHCANAPMLPLVGQVMAIADPSRGTALMSACIVAAQVVMVGTSWLAGARADAWGRKALFLAGFAVLPLRGFLYTVSDDPFWLVGVQLLDGIGAGLFGVLLPLMVADLTRGSGHFGAVLGLLAVAQGLGASLGNALAGQVAARGSYDAAFLTLAGIAAAGAVFFAIAMRETRPRVPVTAATMRAG is encoded by the coding sequence GTGACACACATCCGACAGCCCTCCACGCGCGCCGCGCGCGGGCTCGATGCCATGAACTTCACGCTCGCGGATGTGCGCGACGGGCTCGGGCCGTACCTCGGCATCTGGCTCATCACCGTTCATGGCTGGGATGCCGGCGGAGTGGGCGCGGTGCTCGCCGCCGCCGGGATAGCTGGGTTGCTGGCCAAGGCGCCGGCGGGGCTGCTGGTCGATGCGCTGCCCGACAAGCGCGCCATGCTGATGGGCGCGACCATCGCCATCACCGTGGCCTGCCTGCTGATCCTGGTGTCACCGGACTGGGGGGTGGTCGCGACCTCCCAGGTCTTCGCCGGCATCGCCGCGGCCATCGTGGCGCCGGCGATCGCCTCGCTCACGCTCGGGCTTGTCGGGCCGGCAGGCTTCGCGCGCCGCATGGGCCGCAACGAGGCCTTCAACCACGCCGGCAATGCCGCGACCGCGGCGGCGGCGGGGCTCGCCTCGCTGGTGGTCGGCCCCGTCGCGGTCTTCGTCATCCTTGGGCTGATGGCCTTCGCCGCGCTGCTCGCGACGGTGTCGATCCCGGCCGCGGAGGTCGACCAGCGGCTCGCGCGGGGCCTCGCCCCCGGACAATCGGCGCAGGGCGGCTGGCGCGAGCTGATGGGCCAGCGCGGCCTGCTGGTGCTGGCGGTGTCGGTCGCGGTGTTCCACTGCGCCAATGCGCCGATGCTGCCGCTGGTCGGCCAGGTGATGGCGATCGCCGACCCGTCGCGCGGCACCGCGCTGATGAGTGCCTGCATCGTCGCCGCACAGGTGGTGATGGTCGGCACGTCGTGGCTGGCCGGCGCACGCGCCGATGCCTGGGGGCGCAAGGCGCTGTTCCTGGCGGGCTTCGCGGTGCTGCCGTTGCGCGGCTTTCTCTACACCGTGTCGGATGATCCGTTCTGGCTGGTCGGCGTGCAGTTGCTCGATGGCATCGGCGCGGGACTGTTCGGCGTGCTGCTGCCGCTGATGGTCGCGGACCTCACGCGCGGGTCCGGGCATTTCGGCGCGGTGCTGGGCCTGCTGGCGGTGGCGCAGGGGCTTGGTGCGTCGTTGGGCAATGCGCTGGCGGGCCAGGTCGCGGCGCGCGGCAGCTACGATGCCGCCTTCCTGACGCTGGCGGGCATAGCCGCGGCGGGCGCAGTGTTCTTCGCCATCGCGATGCGCGAGACGCGGCCGCGCGTGCCCGTCACGGCGGCGACGATGCGCGCCGGCTGA
- a CDS encoding vanadium-dependent haloperoxidase — translation MVIALLPLASDSHIKRRIADSVPNSGQTGDQCTESIEPPKLEREARTMTRIEADFQRRALLGGVGLGVAATLATAHPAVVTGAKAQPAANGTTARPIDALVHRRATEIRASCVRATSAIPIAPHPANGDEARYPNAIGSDTRSLPHNERGEVDPAAWRAYVVACQSGESADFEKVPLGGVRRLGNPLGTLAVSFCGLDPTQIAIPAPPTLTSAERAGEAVEAYWHALLRDVPLAEYQDATENRDVLAACGELSRLGDFRGPKAGGRVTPATLFRGTALYFDAADPRGRVATPPGVLDGPMVSQFLLRDVPFGSQWISARIRPATPGSEFLTTYEDWLRAQNGQPPQRGVQFEATPRYIATGRDLAEWVRHLPLFQTTVLLLLTTGAFAPDPRFGGMFPGAQPPTPASNPYRSLRTQNPASSFGPPHIMALLSEGTNNVIRAAYWQKYFVHRTLRPEAYGGLAHHRLVNGVTDYPLPDAFLRSEALDRTRAKQGTHLLSQIYPDGSPNFSAYPGGASSVSSVTATLLKAFFDESRVIENPVQPDPRDPTRLVPYNGPALTLGGELNKLATNYGCARNWGGIHWRSDAAASMVIGEEVAIGMLREIRMTLREPFDGFSFTGFDGRRITV, via the coding sequence TTGGTCATCGCACTCCTCCCCCTCGCCTCTGATAGTCACATCAAACGACGGATTGCGGACAGTGTGCCGAATTCCGGCCAGACCGGCGACCAATGCACGGAGAGTATCGAGCCACCGAAACTTGAGCGGGAGGCCCGAACCATGACTCGCATCGAAGCGGATTTCCAGCGCCGTGCGCTGCTCGGCGGCGTGGGACTAGGCGTTGCCGCCACGCTGGCAACGGCACATCCGGCGGTTGTGACCGGCGCGAAGGCCCAGCCCGCCGCGAACGGCACGACGGCGCGGCCGATCGACGCGCTGGTGCATCGCCGTGCGACGGAGATTCGTGCGTCCTGCGTGCGCGCCACCAGCGCAATCCCGATCGCGCCCCACCCCGCCAATGGGGATGAGGCGCGCTATCCGAACGCCATCGGTTCGGACACGCGCAGCCTGCCGCACAACGAACGCGGAGAAGTCGATCCGGCCGCATGGCGCGCGTACGTGGTGGCGTGCCAGTCGGGTGAATCGGCAGACTTCGAGAAGGTGCCGCTCGGTGGCGTGCGCCGGCTCGGCAATCCGCTCGGCACATTGGCAGTCAGCTTCTGTGGCCTCGATCCGACGCAGATCGCGATCCCGGCCCCGCCCACGCTGACCAGCGCGGAGCGCGCCGGCGAGGCGGTCGAGGCCTATTGGCACGCGCTGCTGCGAGACGTGCCGCTCGCCGAATACCAGGACGCCACCGAGAACCGCGACGTGCTGGCGGCCTGCGGCGAGCTGAGCCGCCTGGGTGATTTCCGCGGCCCCAAGGCGGGCGGCCGCGTCACGCCGGCAACGCTGTTCCGCGGCACGGCCCTTTACTTCGACGCCGCGGACCCGCGGGGCCGGGTGGCGACGCCGCCCGGGGTCCTCGATGGGCCGATGGTCTCGCAGTTCCTGCTGCGCGACGTACCCTTCGGATCGCAGTGGATCAGCGCGCGCATCCGCCCCGCAACGCCGGGAAGCGAATTCTTGACGACCTATGAGGACTGGCTGCGCGCGCAGAACGGCCAGCCGCCGCAGCGCGGCGTGCAGTTCGAGGCAACGCCGCGCTACATCGCCACCGGCCGCGACCTGGCGGAATGGGTCCGCCACCTCCCGTTGTTCCAGACGACGGTGTTGCTGCTTCTCACCACCGGCGCCTTCGCGCCCGATCCGCGCTTCGGCGGCATGTTCCCGGGGGCGCAGCCGCCGACACCCGCCTCGAACCCGTATCGCAGCCTCCGCACCCAGAATCCGGCTTCGTCCTTCGGGCCGCCCCACATCATGGCGCTGCTCTCCGAAGGAACGAACAACGTCATCCGCGCTGCGTACTGGCAGAAGTACTTCGTCCATCGCACGCTGCGGCCGGAGGCCTATGGCGGGCTGGCCCACCACAGGCTGGTCAATGGCGTGACCGACTATCCGCTGCCCGACGCATTCCTGCGGTCCGAGGCGCTGGACCGCACCCGGGCGAAGCAAGGGACGCACCTGCTGTCGCAAATCTATCCTGACGGTTCACCGAACTTCTCCGCCTATCCGGGCGGCGCATCGAGCGTCAGCTCGGTCACGGCGACGCTGCTGAAGGCCTTCTTCGACGAGAGCCGGGTGATCGAGAATCCGGTGCAACCGGATCCGCGCGATCCGACTCGCCTGGTGCCGTACAATGGCCCCGCACTCACGCTCGGCGGCGAGTTGAACAAGCTTGCGACCAACTATGGTTGCGCGCGCAACTGGGGCGGCATCCATTGGCGATCCGATGCGGCCGCATCGATGGTGATCGGCGAGGAGGTCGCCATCGGCATGCTGCGCGAGATCCGAATGACACTGCGCGAGCCCTTCGATGGCTTCAGCTTCACCGGCTTCGACGGGCGGCGCATCACAGTTTGA